In Clostridium sporogenes, one genomic interval encodes:
- a CDS encoding GNAT family N-acetyltransferase: protein MDKGVDMEQYIFELAQYGDIRDILSLVKLRIKWMDEKGIEQWNKTDYLNCYPSEYFENCILRKELYVLKARKNKTIVGAVALHTYDSRWEDKDSSYYIHNLVTSVNACCAGTVLINNCELVAKNNNKRYLRLDCQASNIRLNEYYERLGFGYVGIIKDGLYVGNKREKII, encoded by the coding sequence ATGGATAAAGGGGTAGATATGGAACAATATATTTTTGAGTTAGCTCAGTATGGTGATATAAGAGATATTTTATCATTGGTTAAGTTGCGCATTAAATGGATGGATGAGAAGGGTATTGAACAATGGAATAAAACCGATTATCTTAACTGTTATCCTAGTGAATACTTTGAGAATTGCATTTTAAGAAAAGAGTTATATGTTTTGAAAGCTAGAAAGAACAAAACAATAGTAGGTGCAGTTGCTTTGCATACATACGACAGCCGCTGGGAAGATAAAGATTCTTCTTACTATATTCACAATTTAGTTACTTCTGTAAATGCTTGTTGTGCAGGAACCGTTTTAATTAATAATTGTGAATTGGTTGCAAAAAATAATAATAAAAGATACCTAAGACTTGACTGCCAAGCTTCAAATATTAGGCTAAATGAATATTATGAAAGATTAGGATTTGGATATGTTGGAATTATTAAAGATGGATTATATGTTGGTAATAAGCGTGAAAAAATAATATAA
- a CDS encoding Vat family streptogramin A O-acetyltransferase encodes MNKFGPNPNSIYPNENINSVCYIKNVIKNSNIQVGDYTYYDDINGAEKFEEHVTHHYEFIGDKLIIGKFCAIAKGIEFVMNGANHRMKSITTYPFNIMGGGWEKAMPTLEDLPLKGDTVVDNDVWIGQNVTVMPGVHIGDGSIIAANSVVTKDVPPYHIAGGNPCKIIKKRFDDELIDYLLNLKWWDWSEEKIFKNLEVLCSPDLDKIKSIK; translated from the coding sequence ATGAATAAATTTGGCCCAAATCCAAATAGTATTTATCCTAATGAAAATATAAATAGTGTTTGTTATATAAAAAATGTTATAAAAAATTCTAATATTCAGGTTGGAGATTACACATATTATGATGATATAAATGGAGCAGAAAAGTTTGAAGAACATGTTACTCATCATTATGAATTTATAGGTGACAAACTTATTATAGGTAAATTTTGTGCAATAGCAAAAGGAATAGAATTTGTTATGAATGGTGCAAATCATAGAATGAAATCTATAACCACCTATCCTTTTAATATCATGGGGGGAGGCTGGGAAAAAGCAATGCCAACTCTTGAAGATTTACCCCTAAAAGGTGATACTGTGGTTGATAATGATGTATGGATTGGACAAAATGTTACAGTAATGCCTGGCGTACATATTGGAGATGGTTCAATTATTGCTGCTAACTCTGTAGTAACAAAAGATGTTCCGCCATACCATATTGCTGGAGGCAATCCATGTAAAATTATAAAAAAGAGATTTGATGATGAATTAATTGATTACTTATTAAATTTAAAATGGTGGGATTGGTCAGAAGAGAAGATTTTTAAAAATCTTGAAGTACTTTGTAGTCCAGATTTAGATAAAATTAAGTCCATCAAATAA